One genomic segment of Eikenella corrodens includes these proteins:
- the purD gene encoding phosphoribosylamine--glycine ligase, whose product MKLLVIGSGGREHALAWKLAQSPKVQTVFVAPGNAGTAQEPKLQNLPLKTHQELIDFCRREQIAFTVVGPEAPLAAGIVDDFRAAGLPAFGPTRAAAQLESSKDFAKAFMARHGIPTAQYQTFADAAAAHDYVAAKGAPIVIKADGLAAGKGVVVAQTEEQAHQAIDQMLLDNKMGDAGARVVIEDFLQGEEASFIVMVDGTNVLPMATSQDHKRLLDGDLGPNTGGMGAYSPAPIVTPEVYQRAMEEIILPTVRGMREEGHEFTGFLYAGLMIDADGAPYTVEFNCRFGDPETQPIMSRLDSDLVDLIQAALDRKLNTAKAEWKAQSAVGVVLASASYPERSGKGDIIEGIEVANRIGKVFHAGTAADAGHTITSGGRVLCVVGLGDDLATAKQQAYRAVAEIDFPGMQYRRDIADKALR is encoded by the coding sequence ATGAAATTACTCGTTATCGGCAGCGGCGGGCGTGAACATGCGCTGGCGTGGAAGCTGGCGCAGTCGCCCAAAGTGCAAACTGTGTTTGTCGCACCCGGCAATGCCGGTACCGCGCAAGAACCCAAGCTGCAAAACTTGCCTTTGAAAACGCATCAGGAACTGATTGATTTCTGCCGCCGTGAGCAAATTGCCTTCACTGTAGTCGGCCCCGAGGCGCCGCTGGCAGCCGGCATAGTGGACGATTTCCGCGCCGCCGGTCTGCCAGCGTTCGGTCCCACCCGTGCCGCCGCCCAGCTGGAAAGCTCCAAAGATTTCGCCAAGGCCTTTATGGCGCGGCACGGCATTCCCACCGCGCAATATCAAACTTTTGCCGATGCGGCTGCCGCCCATGATTATGTGGCTGCTAAAGGCGCACCGATTGTGATTAAGGCAGACGGTTTGGCCGCTGGCAAAGGCGTGGTGGTGGCACAAACCGAAGAACAAGCACATCAAGCCATCGACCAAATGCTGCTCGACAATAAGATGGGCGATGCCGGTGCGCGCGTGGTGATTGAAGACTTTTTGCAGGGTGAGGAAGCCAGTTTTATCGTGATGGTGGACGGCACAAATGTGCTGCCGATGGCCACCAGCCAAGACCACAAACGCCTGCTCGACGGCGACCTCGGCCCGAATACCGGCGGCATGGGCGCATACAGCCCCGCACCCATCGTTACGCCCGAGGTGTATCAACGAGCCATGGAAGAAATTATCTTGCCTACCGTGCGCGGTATGCGCGAAGAAGGCCATGAGTTTACAGGATTTCTCTATGCCGGCCTGATGATTGATGCCGATGGTGCACCTTATACCGTGGAATTCAACTGCCGCTTCGGTGATCCGGAAACCCAGCCGATTATGAGCCGCTTGGACAGCGATTTAGTGGATTTGATCCAAGCTGCGTTGGATCGGAAACTGAATACGGCTAAAGCAGAATGGAAAGCACAAAGTGCCGTGGGCGTGGTGCTGGCTTCCGCCAGCTATCCCGAACGTTCTGGCAAAGGTGACATCATCGAAGGCATCGAAGTCGCCAACCGCATCGGCAAAGTATTCCACGCCGGTACGGCCGCAGATGCCGGTCACACTATTACTAGCGGTGGCCGCGTGCTGTGCGTGGTGGGTTTGGGCGACGATTTGGCCACTGCCAAACAGCAGGCCTACCGCGCCGTGGCCGAGATCGATTTCCCTGGCATGCAATATCGCCGTGATATTGCTGATAAGGCTTTGCGTTAA
- the hrpA gene encoding ATP-dependent RNA helicase HrpA, whose amino-acid sequence MQQPDFSQTLSKDRHFLRSAFKNPNKYGGLSKVEEKYRKSHEIFLKRLAALPKPEFDNTLPVHEKLEEIKKAIAENQVTIICGETGSGKTTQLPKICLELGRGAAGLIGHTQPRRLAARSVAERIAEELKSEIGSAVGYKVRFTDHTSRDACIKLMTDGILLAETQTDRYLAAYDTIIIDEAHERSLNIDFLLGYLKQLLPRRPDLKVIITSATIDAERFSQHFNGAPVLEVSGRTYPVEILYRPLTSKDEDDAEVELTDAIVDAADELARHGEGDILVFLPGEREIREAAEALRKSTLRRNDEILPLFARLSHAEQHKIFHPSGAKRRIVLATNVAETSLTVPGIKYVIDTGLARVKRYSARAKVEQLHVEKISQAAARQRSGRCGRVSAGVCIRLFSEEDFNSRTEFTDPEIVRSNLAAVILRMAALNLGDVAAFPFLEMPDSRYINDGFQVLLELGAVEAV is encoded by the coding sequence ATGCAACAACCCGATTTCTCCCAAACCCTCTCCAAAGATCGCCATTTCCTACGTTCCGCCTTCAAAAATCCCAACAAATACGGCGGCTTGTCCAAAGTCGAAGAAAAATACCGAAAATCGCACGAAATCTTTTTGAAGCGTTTGGCCGCCTTGCCCAAACCCGAATTCGACAACACCCTGCCCGTTCACGAGAAGCTCGAAGAAATCAAAAAAGCCATTGCCGAAAATCAGGTAACGATTATTTGCGGCGAAACTGGTTCGGGCAAAACCACGCAGTTGCCCAAGATTTGTCTGGAACTCGGGCGCGGGGCGGCGGGCTTGATCGGGCATACCCAGCCGCGCCGTTTGGCCGCGCGCTCCGTGGCGGAGCGGATTGCCGAAGAGCTGAAATCGGAAATCGGCAGCGCGGTGGGCTATAAAGTACGCTTCACCGACCACACCTCGCGCGATGCCTGCATCAAGCTGATGACCGACGGCATCCTGCTGGCGGAAACCCAGACCGACCGTTATCTCGCCGCCTACGACACGATTATCATCGACGAAGCGCATGAGCGCAGCCTGAACATCGACTTCCTCTTGGGCTACCTGAAACAGCTGCTGCCGCGCCGCCCTGATTTGAAAGTCATCATCACCTCGGCAACCATAGACGCAGAACGCTTCTCCCAACACTTCAACGGCGCGCCTGTACTGGAAGTGAGCGGGCGCACCTATCCCGTCGAAATCCTCTACCGCCCGCTGACCAGCAAAGACGAAGACGACGCAGAAGTGGAGCTGACCGACGCGATTGTCGATGCGGCGGACGAATTGGCGCGACACGGCGAAGGCGATATTTTGGTGTTCCTGCCGGGCGAACGCGAAATCCGCGAAGCCGCCGAAGCCCTGCGCAAATCCACGCTGCGCCGCAACGACGAAATCCTGCCTCTGTTCGCACGCCTGTCGCACGCCGAACAGCACAAAATCTTCCACCCCTCAGGCGCGAAACGCCGCATCGTATTAGCAACCAACGTCGCCGAAACCTCGCTCACCGTGCCGGGCATCAAATACGTCATCGACACCGGCCTCGCGCGCGTCAAACGCTATTCAGCACGGGCAAAAGTAGAGCAACTTCATGTCGAAAAAATCTCCCAAGCCGCCGCACGCCAACGCTCCGGCCGCTGCGGACGCGTCTCCGCAGGCGTGTGTATCCGACTGTTTTCCGAAGAAGATTTCAACAGCCGCACCGAATTCACCGATCCCGAAATCGTCCGCAGCAACCTCGCCGCCGTCATCCTGCGCATGGCAGCGTTGAACCTCGGCGATGTGGCGGCATTCCCGTTTTTAGAAATGCCCGATTCGCGGTATATCAATGATGGTTTTCAGGTGTTGCTGGAATTGGGGGCGGTGGAGGCCGTCTGA
- a CDS encoding IS1595 family transposase gives MQITNCKLSKRVQKKLLEFFVLQVTARSAADILDIQPNSAILFYRKIRMVISHHLALAADEVFEGPVELDESYFGGRRKGRRGRGAAGKVVVFGILKRNGRVYTVVVDNAKFDTLIPVIKQKIMPDSIVYTDSLSSYDKLDVSGFSHHRINHSKEFADRQNHINGIENFWNQAKRVLRKYNGINRKFFPLFLKECEFRFNFGTPSQQLKILRDWCGI, from the coding sequence ATGCAGATAACCAATTGTAAATTAAGCAAGAGAGTTCAAAAGAAACTACTTGAATTTTTTGTACTCCAAGTTACCGCCCGTTCCGCTGCCGATATTTTAGACATTCAGCCCAACTCCGCCATTCTGTTCTACCGCAAAATCCGTATGGTCATCAGCCATCATCTGGCCTTGGCTGCCGATGAGGTTTTCGAGGGGCCCGTCGAGTTGGACGAAAGCTATTTCGGCGGACGGCGTAAAGGCAGACGTGGTCGCGGTGCGGCAGGCAAAGTGGTTGTCTTTGGCATTCTGAAACGCAACGGACGGGTCTATACCGTTGTGGTGGATAATGCCAAGTTCGATACTTTGATACCTGTTATCAAACAGAAAATCATGCCGGACAGCATTGTTTATACCGATAGTCTGAGCAGCTACGACAAGTTGGACGTGAGCGGTTTTAGCCATCACCGCATCAACCATTCCAAGGAATTTGCAGACCGCCAGAACCACATTAACGGCATTGAGAATTTTTGGAATCAGGCAAAACGCGTCTTACGCAAATACAACGGAATCAATCGCAAATTTTTCCCGCTGTTCTTGAAAGAATGCGAATTTCGATTTAACTTCGGCACACCGTCCCAGCAGCTTAAAATCCTGCGGGATTGGTGTGGAATTTAG
- a CDS encoding GNAT family N-acetyltransferase: MQNTKNQARGSGIHARHNPTNDKTVSDDLQNASGNIVAPPRYRLTKLGEQMARLPIDPKIARILLAAKKHDCMAEILVIASALSIQDPRERPLEARDAAAKAHERFTDKQSDFLAYLNIWDSFQRERDKGLSNKQLVQWCRQYFLSHLRMREWRELHHQLAQTAIEMGLTTKEAAFRRPPEAKQLTSSENAGDQDLSAKLKQKQLDKKQHRAQIRAAKEAGYEQIHRALLTGLIANVGMKSPDGNDYTGARGSRFHLFPASTLFKAKPKWVMAAELVETTKLYARDVAAIQPEWIEQEAPHLVRYHYFEPHWEQKRGEVIASERVTLYGLTVLPRRPVSYGRIAPEEAREIFIRSALVAQECDLKAEFFVHNKKLIKEITELEHKSRKQDVLVDDEALFAFYHERLPDFYTADAVSDGLHPANPQQTTPSPVGEGWGEGKTVAAQTNFSATAANPLPNPLPQEREQSAAVSTVSGSLKSSTATFRIRPATHNDAAQIAELFRRAVLHIEASHYSDSEKAAWIQGADNAAFWQKRIGRGCIRLAAQNDRILGFIEYLPEQNHLDCLFTDPAHQRQGIASALLSAVLPQADADKTVTADVSAAALPFFKKQGFILQHQNQIQRNGLVLINYRMILQTDSIDAAAQTNFSAPTANPLPQKREQSAVVSTVSDDPKAQRLPENSLCYADGQPILLGDRVTIDSKQWHGKIVALIAEQQCDPSIGSAEEWATLQSGVMAQFDEAGLVHYPDAETAGELILLTRADAADVLKSKKHNVECAAQVTHADSKDTGNRVREPSSHTLQNVSDDPKPKKQPAPPKNRLKPLPLADIRTFQAWLKTAERDNPRLLFLSRDDLMQHAAAHITEEQFPKHWQTADGKFKLSYRFEPHHPLDGVTLTLPLTVLNRISPAALEWLVPGMIREKIQLQIKALPKQIRRICVPVPEFITQFLSQNPDRNAPILPQLAQVIAKTAGDIRILEQINQDEWAAFRLPEHCYFNLRIIDDGGQELAMGRDLIQIQQQLGKAAATTFRDNTQEFERDNVTAWDIGTLPESIKFARGKQQLTGYLGLQKEKDGRIALRLFDTSAAAEQAHRLGVIELMKLQLKEQVKYLNKGIQGFTQAAMLLKHINADTLRDDLTQAVCDRAFIGEDELPRNEKAFKEQIKRARSRLPAVKEALSRYLQETAAAYAELNGKLGKHPITHLMRQRLQTLLAPGFASHTPWAQWPRLPIYLKAMTLRLEKYSGNPARDAAREADIQELEQMWQEKTDSLIKQGQPVSDDLAAFKWMIEELRVSLFAQELKTPYPVSVKRLLKEWEKIYK; this comes from the coding sequence ATGCAAAACACTAAAAATCAAGCACGCGGCTCAGGCATTCATGCCCGACACAATCCGACAAACGACAAAACCGTTTCAGACGACCTTCAAAACGCTTCGGGCAATATCGTCGCCCCTCCCCGCTACCGCCTGACCAAACTCGGCGAACAAATGGCGCGGCTGCCCATCGACCCGAAAATCGCACGCATTTTGTTGGCAGCGAAGAAACACGACTGCATGGCGGAAATATTGGTGATTGCATCCGCGCTGTCGATTCAAGACCCGCGCGAACGGCCGCTGGAAGCGCGCGATGCCGCCGCCAAGGCGCACGAGCGTTTTACCGACAAGCAGTCCGATTTCCTTGCCTATCTGAATATTTGGGACAGCTTCCAGCGCGAGCGCGACAAAGGCTTGTCCAACAAGCAGTTGGTGCAGTGGTGCCGCCAATATTTCCTGTCGCACCTGCGGATGCGCGAGTGGCGCGAACTGCACCACCAGCTTGCCCAAACCGCGATTGAAATGGGTTTGACCACTAAGGAAGCCGCTTTCAGACGGCCTCCCGAAGCCAAACAGCTCACGTCGTCTGAAAATGCGGGCGATCAAGACTTATCCGCAAAACTCAAACAAAAACAACTGGATAAGAAGCAACACCGCGCCCAAATCCGCGCCGCCAAAGAAGCGGGCTACGAACAAATCCACCGCGCCCTACTGACCGGTCTTATCGCCAACGTCGGCATGAAATCGCCCGACGGCAACGACTACACCGGCGCGCGCGGCAGCCGCTTCCACCTTTTCCCCGCCTCCACCCTGTTCAAAGCCAAACCCAAATGGGTGATGGCGGCAGAACTCGTTGAAACGACAAAACTTTATGCACGCGACGTAGCCGCCATCCAGCCCGAATGGATCGAGCAGGAAGCACCGCACCTTGTCCGCTACCACTATTTCGAGCCGCACTGGGAGCAAAAACGCGGCGAAGTCATCGCCAGCGAACGGGTAACGCTCTACGGCCTGACCGTCTTGCCGCGCCGCCCCGTTTCCTACGGCAGAATCGCCCCCGAAGAAGCGCGCGAAATCTTTATCCGCAGCGCACTGGTGGCGCAGGAATGCGATTTGAAAGCGGAATTTTTTGTCCACAACAAAAAGCTGATTAAAGAAATTACCGAACTCGAACACAAATCGCGCAAGCAGGACGTGCTGGTCGATGATGAAGCGCTGTTCGCGTTTTATCACGAACGGCTGCCCGATTTTTATACGGCGGACGCGGTTTCAGACGGCCTGCATCCTGCAAATCCGCAGCAAACCACCCCCTCCCCCGTGGGGGAAGGCTGGGGAGAGGGCAAAACAGTTGCCGCACAAACCAACTTTTCCGCAACCGCAGCAAACCCTCTCCCTAACCCTCTCCCACAGGAGAGGGAACAGAGTGCCGCAGTTTCAACGGTTTCAGGCAGTCTGAAATCGTCCACAGCAACATTCCGCATACGCCCCGCCACACATAATGATGCAGCCCAAATTGCCGAACTGTTCCGCCGCGCCGTCCTGCACATTGAAGCAAGCCATTATAGCGACAGCGAAAAAGCCGCATGGATACAGGGCGCGGACAATGCCGCCTTTTGGCAAAAACGGATTGGACGCGGCTGTATCCGATTGGCAGCGCAAAATGACCGCATACTCGGCTTTATCGAATACCTGCCCGAGCAAAATCATTTGGACTGCCTATTTACCGACCCTGCCCACCAGCGGCAAGGCATCGCTTCCGCGCTGTTGTCTGCCGTTTTGCCGCAGGCGGATGCAGATAAAACGGTAACGGCAGATGTGTCCGCAGCCGCGTTGCCCTTTTTTAAAAAACAGGGATTTATACTGCAACATCAAAACCAAATTCAGCGAAACGGCTTGGTTTTAATCAATTACCGCATGATTTTGCAAACCGACAGCATTGATGCGGCCGCACAAACCAACTTTTCCGCACCCACAGCAAACCCTCTCCCACAGAAGAGGGAACAGAGTGCCGTAGTTTCAACGGTTTCAGACGACCCCAAAGCCCAAAGGCTACCTGAAAACTCCCTATGCTACGCCGACGGTCAACCGATACTGCTGGGTGACCGTGTAACGATCGACAGCAAACAATGGCACGGCAAAATCGTTGCCTTGATTGCCGAGCAGCAATGCGACCCGTCCATCGGTTCCGCCGAAGAATGGGCGACATTACAAAGTGGAGTAATGGCGCAATTTGATGAAGCAGGCTTGGTGCACTATCCCGATGCTGAGACTGCCGGCGAACTCATCTTATTGACACGAGCAGATGCAGCAGATGTCCTAAAATCTAAAAAGCACAACGTAGAATGTGCAGCGCAAGTCACGCACGCGGATTCCAAAGATACAGGCAACCGCGTGCGTGAACCGAGTTCACACACCCTACAAAACGTTTCAGACGACCCCAAACCCAAAAAGCAACCTGCACCCCCAAAAAACCGTCTGAAACCCCTACCCCTTGCCGACATCCGCACCTTCCAAGCCTGGCTCAAAACCGCCGAGCGCGACAACCCGCGCCTGCTGTTTCTCAGCCGCGACGACCTCATGCAGCACGCCGCCGCGCACATCACCGAAGAACAATTCCCCAAACACTGGCAAACCGCAGACGGCAAATTCAAACTCAGCTACCGCTTCGAGCCGCACCATCCGCTCGACGGCGTTACCCTCACCCTGCCGCTCACCGTCCTCAACCGCATCAGCCCCGCCGCCCTCGAATGGCTCGTGCCCGGTATGATACGCGAAAAAATCCAGTTGCAAATCAAAGCACTGCCCAAACAAATCCGCCGAATCTGCGTACCCGTGCCCGAATTCATCACCCAATTTTTAAGCCAAAACCCCGACCGCAACGCCCCCATCCTGCCCCAACTCGCCCAAGTCATCGCCAAAACCGCAGGCGATATCCGCATACTGGAGCAAATCAACCAAGACGAATGGGCCGCGTTCAGGCTGCCCGAACACTGCTATTTCAACCTCCGCATCATCGACGACGGCGGGCAAGAATTAGCCATGGGGCGCGATTTAATCCAAATCCAACAACAACTTGGCAAAGCCGCCGCCACCACCTTCCGCGACAACACCCAAGAATTCGAGCGCGACAACGTTACCGCATGGGACATCGGCACCCTGCCCGAATCCATCAAATTCGCACGCGGCAAACAGCAGCTCACCGGCTACCTCGGCCTGCAAAAAGAAAAAGACGGCCGCATCGCCCTGCGCCTGTTCGACACGTCCGCCGCCGCCGAACAAGCCCACAGATTAGGCGTGATTGAACTCATGAAACTACAACTAAAAGAACAAGTTAAATACCTGAACAAAGGCATCCAAGGCTTCACCCAAGCCGCCATGCTGCTCAAACACATCAACGCCGACACCCTGCGCGACGACCTCACCCAAGCCGTCTGCGACCGCGCCTTTATCGGCGAAGACGAGCTGCCGCGTAACGAAAAAGCCTTCAAAGAACAAATCAAACGCGCCCGCAGCCGCCTGCCCGCCGTCAAAGAAGCCCTCAGCCGCTACCTGCAGGAAACCGCCGCCGCCTACGCCGAACTGAACGGCAAACTCGGCAAACACCCGATCACCCACCTCATGCGCCAACGCCTGCAAACCCTACTTGCCCCCGGCTTCGCCAGCCATACCCCATGGGCACAATGGCCGCGCCTCCCCATCTACCTCAAAGCCATGACTCTGCGCCTCGAAAAATACAGCGGCAACCCCGCCCGCGACGCAGCCCGCGAAGCCGACATACAGGAATTGGAACAAATGTGGCAGGAAAAAACGGATAGCTTGATAAAACAAGGACAACCCGTTTCAGACGACCTTGCCGCGTTTAAATGGATGATTGAAGAATTGAGAGTGTCGCTGTTTGCACAGGAATTGAAGACGCCGTATCCAGTGTCGGTGAAGAGGTTGTTGAAGGAGTGGGAGAAAATTTATAAATAG